A window of the Longimicrobiales bacterium genome harbors these coding sequences:
- a CDS encoding carboxypeptidase-like regulatory domain-containing protein: MINTRNTLGTTGLSGLRATLFGIALAAAALVILAQQGQAQDATQEQVELTFTLFGSLVDGNTGRALPGAWVGIPDTEWGSITNDEGRFGIPESTAGRLALTIELIGYQKLEWTRDVQNGEELLLIELSPKPIMLEGLQVVTDRFTSRRNATATSVFAYASDALSSAISQNALEFIEFESAAWVTPCNGRQSDRCLFVRGRPVEPDIYIDEMPVLGGLGYLESFAPWEFHMIEVYGGGRHIRAYTPRFMERAAKRRIYPITLPF, from the coding sequence ACTCTGTTTGGAATCGCCCTCGCGGCGGCGGCTCTGGTAATCCTGGCACAGCAGGGGCAGGCTCAGGATGCCACTCAGGAGCAGGTGGAACTCACCTTCACGCTCTTCGGATCACTGGTCGACGGGAACACGGGGAGAGCGCTGCCCGGGGCCTGGGTCGGCATCCCGGACACGGAGTGGGGCTCGATCACCAACGACGAAGGTCGATTCGGCATCCCTGAGAGCACAGCGGGGCGGCTGGCGCTGACCATTGAGCTCATCGGCTACCAGAAACTCGAGTGGACAAGAGACGTTCAGAACGGCGAAGAACTGCTGCTCATCGAGTTGAGTCCAAAGCCGATTATGCTCGAGGGCCTTCAGGTCGTGACCGACCGCTTCACCTCACGACGCAACGCGACTGCGACGAGCGTGTTCGCCTACGCCTCGGACGCTCTTTCTTCCGCTATCTCACAGAACGCTCTGGAATTCATCGAATTCGAGTCTGCCGCCTGGGTCACACCATGCAATGGCCGCCAGAGCGACCGCTGCCTTTTCGTGAGAGGACGCCCGGTGGAGCCGGACATCTATATCGATGAGATGCCTGTGCTCGGTGGACTCGGCTACCTCGAGTCATTTGCACCATGGGAGTTCCACATGATCGAAGTGTACGGAGGCGGACGACACATTCGCGCCTATACGCCTCGGTTCATGGAGCGGGCTGCAAAGCGCCGTATTTACCCGATCACGCTGCCCTTCTAA